The DNA window GTATCGCGTCGTCCGCGCACAGAGCGGGCCGCTCTTGCAGGCGGTCAACGGGTTCGACAGGCCGGACGTGGCGATGCGGCTCTCGGCGCTCGCCGTCGGCATCAACCTCCTTCTCGGCGTCTTCCTGACGCTCCGGTTCGGTCCGGTCGGGGTCGTCGCCGCGACCATCGTCGCCGAGTCGGCCGTGTATCTCGGCGCGCTTCGATTCCTCCGGGGTGAACTCGTCGGCGTCGAACCGGTTTCGCGTCCGATGGCAGCGCAAGTCGGCGCGAGTCTCGTCATGTTCGTCGTCGTCTCCGTCGCCCACGCGTCCGTCCCCGTAGCGTCGTGGACCGACCTCCTCTCGCTCGTCTCGCTCGGAGGCGTCGTCTACGTCGGCATCCTCTTCGCCGTCAGTCCCGGCGTTCGACGCACGTTCACCGAGGCGGTCCGCGGGTCGTTTTCCTCACCGTAGGGCTTCCGACCATCCGTCGTGATTTTCGACGCTTCGCCCCTCGGCGATGAGCGTTTCGACGGTTCCGGCTTCGCCGCGGACGGGGCGGACGATGACGTCGAGGACGACCGGTCCCAGTTCGTCGGTCAGGTTTTCCGCGCGAAACCGGACGAATTCGCCGTCCGCCGCGGCGGCGATTCGTCGGCGTAGCTCCTCCCGTTCTTCGTCCGAAATCGTCCACCACGGCGTCTCCCAGAATAGCTCTCCCTCGACCGCCGCCGCGTCCTCGTGAATCGCGTCGAGCGCGGTTCGGTTGATCGTGATGACCGTCCCGTCGGTTTCGAGCAGGCCGATGAAGGAAAAGGGGTCGTCGAACACGGCTTCGAACCGCCGTTCGCTCTCGCGGAGCGCGCGCTCGGCGCGGTGTTTCTCCACCGCGTTTTCGACGACGTGCGCGAGAACGGTGTACTGGTCCACGCCGGTCTCTTTCTGGAGGTAGTCGGTGACGCCCGCGGAGATGGCCTCGCTGGCGATTTCCTCGCTTCCTTTCCCCGTAAACAGGATGAACGGCAGTTCGGGAAACGACTCCCGAACGGCAGCGAGCAGTTCGAGGCCGTTCATCGTCGGCATGTCGTAGTCGCTGACGACGCAATCGAACGCTTCGGCTTCCAACCGGCCGAGTGCGTCCACCGGATTCGTCTCCGCGTGCGTCTCCAAGGCGTCTCCTTCCCGTCGTACGAATTGGGCCGCCATCTCCGCGAGGTCCGGTTCGTCGT is part of the Haladaptatus paucihalophilus DX253 genome and encodes:
- a CDS encoding response regulator gives rise to the protein MSMPIRVLLVDDEPDLAEMAAQFVRREGDALETHAETNPVDALGRLEAEAFDCVVSDYDMPTMNGLELLAAVRESFPELPFILFTGKGSEEIASEAISAGVTDYLQKETGVDQYTVLAHVVENAVEKHRAERALRESERRFEAVFDDPFSFIGLLETDGTVITINRTALDAIHEDAAAVEGELFWETPWWTISDEEREELRRRIAAAADGEFVRFRAENLTDELGPVVLDVIVRPVRGEAGTVETLIAEGRSVENHDGWSEALR